From Orcinus orca chromosome 3, mOrcOrc1.1, whole genome shotgun sequence, a single genomic window includes:
- the SLC5A5 gene encoding sodium/iodide cotransporter isoform X2, with protein sequence MCTHLMAQSSWARAMWTGAGMARVRRCVQYLELRFSRAVRLCGTLQYLVATMLYTGIVIYAPALILNQVTGLDIWASLLSTGVICTFYTTVGGMKAVIWTDVFQVLVMLSGFWVVLARGTMLVGGPGQVLELAKNHSRINLMDFDLDPRSRYTFWTFVVGGTLVWLSMYGVNQAQVQRYMACRTEKQAKLAVLVNQLGLFLIVSSAAFCGIIMFTFYLDCDPLLAGRISAPDQYMPLMVLDIFVDLPGVPGLFLACAYSGTLSTASTSINAMAAVTVEDLIKPRLPSLTPRRLVIISKGLSLIYGSACLTVAALSSLLGGGVLEGSFTIMGVISGPLLGAFILGMFLPACNTLGVLSGLAVGLALSLWVAVGATLYPPSAQSMGVLPSSAAGCAVPSANASGILDPILAANASSRASSLEMDPDQPTLTDSFYAISYLYYGALGTVSTVLCGALVSCLTGPTKRSALGPGLLWWDLTRQTASVAPKEEVATLDDSLMKGAEELPPGTKRRPDFLPTDEDHLLFLGQKEMNGAGSRTPGSEHDKGLNLRETDL encoded by the exons ATGTGTACACACTTGATGGCTCAGTCCTCCTGGGCACGCGCCATGTGGACAGGCGCGGGGATGGCGCGTGTGCGCAGGTGTGTGCAG TATCTGGAGCTGCGCTTCAGCCGCGCTGTGCGGCTCTGCGGGACCCTGCAGTACCTGGTAGCTACC ATGCTGTACACCGGAATCGTGATCTACGCCCCCGCGCTCATCCTGAACCAAG TGACAGGGCTGGACATCTGGGCATCGCTCCTGTCTACCGGAGTCATCTGCACCTTCTACACTACTGTG GGCGGCATGAAGGCTGTGATCTGGACCGACGTGTTTCAGGTCTTAGTGATGCTGAGTGGTTTCTGGGTTGTCCTGGCTCGCGGAACTATGCTCGTGGGTGGACCTGGGCAAGTACTTGAGCTTGCCAAGAACCACTCCAGGATCAACCTGATGGA CTTTGACCTGGACCCAAGGAGCCGCTACACATTCTGGACTTTTGTTGTCGGTGGCACATTGGTATGGCTTTCAATGTATGGTGTGAACCAAGCACAGGTGCAGCGCTACATGGCCTGTCGCACGGAGAAACAGGCCAAGCT GGCCGTGCTCGTCAACCAACTGGGCCTGTTCCTGATCGTGTCCAGTGCTGCTTTCTGTGGCATCATCATGTTCACGTTCTACCTTGACTGTGACCCTCTCCTGGCAGGGCGTATCTCTGCCCCAGACCAG TACATGCCCTTGATGGTGCTGGACATCTTCGTGGACCTGCCTGGAGTCCCTGGGCTCTTTCTGGCCTGTGCCTACAGTGGCACCCTCAG CACTGCATCCACCAGCATCAATGCCATGGCTGCTGTCACTGTGGAGGACCTCATCAAACCTCGGCTGCCGAGTCTGACCCCCCGGAGACTTGTCATCATCTCCAAGGGGCTGT CGCTCATCTACGGCTCGGCCTGTCTCACTGTGGCAGCTCTGTCCTCCCTGCTGGGGGGCGGCGTTCTCGAG GGCTCCTTCACCATCATGGGAGTCATCAGCGGCCCCCTCCTAGGAGCTTTCATCCTGGGAATGTTCCTCCCCGCCTGCAATACGCTG GGCGTCCTGTCCGGGCTGGCGGTGGGCTTGGCGCTGTCGCTGTGGGTGGCCGTGGGTGCCACTCTGTACCCGCCTAGCGCGCAGTCCATGGGGGTCCTGCCTTCATCGGCCGCCGGCTGTGCTGTGCCCTCGGCCAACGCCTCTGGCATCCTAGACCCGATTCTCGCCGCCAACGCCTCCAGCAGGGCCTCCAG cctcgaAATGGACCCTGATCAACCCACCTTAACTGACAGCTTCTACGCCATTTCCTATCTCTATTATGGTGCCCTGGGCACAGTGAGCACCGTGCTATGTGGAGCTCTCGTCAGCTGCCTGACGG GCCCCACCAAGCGCAGTGCCCTGGGTCCTGGTCTGCTGTGGTGGGACCTCACACGGCAGACGGCATCTGTGGCCCCTAAGGAAGAAGTGGCCACCCTGGATGACAGCTTGATGAAG gGTGCTGAAGAATTGCCCCCAGGAACCAAGAGGCGTCCTGACTTCCTGCCCACTGACGAGGACCATCTGCTCTTCCTGGGTCAGAAGGAGATGAATGGAGCTGGCTCCAGGACCCCAGGCAGTGAACATGACAAAGGTCTTAACCTGCGAGAGACAGACCTCTGA
- the SLC5A5 gene encoding sodium/iodide cotransporter isoform X1, with protein sequence MAAVEAGARATFGAWDYGVFALMLLVSTGIGLWVGLARGGQRSAEDFFTGGRRLTALPVGLSLAASFMSAVQVLGVPAEAYRYGLKFLWMCLGQLLNSLLTALLFLPVFYRLGLTSTYQYLELRFSRAVRLCGTLQYLVATMLYTGIVIYAPALILNQVTGLDIWASLLSTGVICTFYTTVGGMKAVIWTDVFQVLVMLSGFWVVLARGTMLVGGPGQVLELAKNHSRINLMDFDLDPRSRYTFWTFVVGGTLVWLSMYGVNQAQVQRYMACRTEKQAKLAVLVNQLGLFLIVSSAAFCGIIMFTFYLDCDPLLAGRISAPDQYMPLMVLDIFVDLPGVPGLFLACAYSGTLSTASTSINAMAAVTVEDLIKPRLPSLTPRRLVIISKGLSLIYGSACLTVAALSSLLGGGVLEGSFTIMGVISGPLLGAFILGMFLPACNTLGVLSGLAVGLALSLWVAVGATLYPPSAQSMGVLPSSAAGCAVPSANASGILDPILAANASSRASSLEMDPDQPTLTDSFYAISYLYYGALGTVSTVLCGALVSCLTGPTKRSALGPGLLWWDLTRQTASVAPKEEVATLDDSLMKGAEELPPGTKRRPDFLPTDEDHLLFLGQKEMNGAGSRTPGSEHDKGLNLRETDL encoded by the exons ATGGCCGCCGTCGAGGCAGGGGCGCGGGCCACGTTCGGAGCCTGGGACTACGGGGTCTTCGCTCTCATGCTGCTGGTGTCCACCGGCATCGGGCTATGGGTCGGGCTAGCCCGGGGCGGGCAGCGCAGCGCCGAGGATTTCTTCACCGGGGGCCGGCGCCTGACTGCCTTGCCCGTTGGCCTCTCGCTGGCCGCCAGCTTCATGTCGGCGGTACAGGTGCTGGGCGTGCCGGCCGAGGCCTACCGCTACGGCCTCAAGTTCCTCTGGATGTGCCTGGGACAGCTGCTCAACTCTCTGCTCACTGCCCTGCTCTTCCTGCCGGTCTTCTACCGCCTGGGCCTCACCAGCACCTACCAG TATCTGGAGCTGCGCTTCAGCCGCGCTGTGCGGCTCTGCGGGACCCTGCAGTACCTGGTAGCTACC ATGCTGTACACCGGAATCGTGATCTACGCCCCCGCGCTCATCCTGAACCAAG TGACAGGGCTGGACATCTGGGCATCGCTCCTGTCTACCGGAGTCATCTGCACCTTCTACACTACTGTG GGCGGCATGAAGGCTGTGATCTGGACCGACGTGTTTCAGGTCTTAGTGATGCTGAGTGGTTTCTGGGTTGTCCTGGCTCGCGGAACTATGCTCGTGGGTGGACCTGGGCAAGTACTTGAGCTTGCCAAGAACCACTCCAGGATCAACCTGATGGA CTTTGACCTGGACCCAAGGAGCCGCTACACATTCTGGACTTTTGTTGTCGGTGGCACATTGGTATGGCTTTCAATGTATGGTGTGAACCAAGCACAGGTGCAGCGCTACATGGCCTGTCGCACGGAGAAACAGGCCAAGCT GGCCGTGCTCGTCAACCAACTGGGCCTGTTCCTGATCGTGTCCAGTGCTGCTTTCTGTGGCATCATCATGTTCACGTTCTACCTTGACTGTGACCCTCTCCTGGCAGGGCGTATCTCTGCCCCAGACCAG TACATGCCCTTGATGGTGCTGGACATCTTCGTGGACCTGCCTGGAGTCCCTGGGCTCTTTCTGGCCTGTGCCTACAGTGGCACCCTCAG CACTGCATCCACCAGCATCAATGCCATGGCTGCTGTCACTGTGGAGGACCTCATCAAACCTCGGCTGCCGAGTCTGACCCCCCGGAGACTTGTCATCATCTCCAAGGGGCTGT CGCTCATCTACGGCTCGGCCTGTCTCACTGTGGCAGCTCTGTCCTCCCTGCTGGGGGGCGGCGTTCTCGAG GGCTCCTTCACCATCATGGGAGTCATCAGCGGCCCCCTCCTAGGAGCTTTCATCCTGGGAATGTTCCTCCCCGCCTGCAATACGCTG GGCGTCCTGTCCGGGCTGGCGGTGGGCTTGGCGCTGTCGCTGTGGGTGGCCGTGGGTGCCACTCTGTACCCGCCTAGCGCGCAGTCCATGGGGGTCCTGCCTTCATCGGCCGCCGGCTGTGCTGTGCCCTCGGCCAACGCCTCTGGCATCCTAGACCCGATTCTCGCCGCCAACGCCTCCAGCAGGGCCTCCAG cctcgaAATGGACCCTGATCAACCCACCTTAACTGACAGCTTCTACGCCATTTCCTATCTCTATTATGGTGCCCTGGGCACAGTGAGCACCGTGCTATGTGGAGCTCTCGTCAGCTGCCTGACGG GCCCCACCAAGCGCAGTGCCCTGGGTCCTGGTCTGCTGTGGTGGGACCTCACACGGCAGACGGCATCTGTGGCCCCTAAGGAAGAAGTGGCCACCCTGGATGACAGCTTGATGAAG gGTGCTGAAGAATTGCCCCCAGGAACCAAGAGGCGTCCTGACTTCCTGCCCACTGACGAGGACCATCTGCTCTTCCTGGGTCAGAAGGAGATGAATGGAGCTGGCTCCAGGACCCCAGGCAGTGAACATGACAAAGGTCTTAACCTGCGAGAGACAGACCTCTGA